Proteins co-encoded in one Cytobacillus sp. NJ13 genomic window:
- a CDS encoding ABC-F family ATP-binding cassette domain-containing protein: MSVLNVQNLSHGFGDRAIFNDVSFRLLKGEHVGLVGANGEGKSTFMNIVTGKLQPDEGKVEWSRKVRVGYLDQHAVLKKGTTMRDALSTAFQYLFDAESEINELYAKMGDEGADIDALLAEVGELQETLDSNDFYQINSKVEEVARGLGLDEVGLDRDIDDLSGGQRTKVLLAKLLLEKPEILLLDEPTNYLDEQHIEWLKRYLQEYENAFILISHDIPFLNNVVNLIYHMENQELNRYVGDYDNFLTIYAMKKQQLEAAYKRQQQEISDLKDFVARNKASVATRNMAMSRQKKLDKMEIIELGREKPKPEFIFKEARAASRWIFTTEDLVIGYNEPLSRPLNLKMERGQKIAFVGANGIGKSTLLKSILGLISPISGKVERGEYQYIGYFEQEVKQSNYNTCIEEIWSEFPSMNQAEVRAALAKCGLTTKHIESKIEVLSGGEKAKVRLCKILNTETNLLILDEPTNHLDVDAKEELKRALKAYRGSILMVSHEPDFYREIATDIWNCEDWTTKVF; this comes from the coding sequence ATGAGCGTATTAAATGTACAAAATTTAAGTCACGGTTTCGGTGATCGTGCAATTTTCAATGATGTGTCTTTTCGACTTTTAAAAGGTGAACACGTTGGACTAGTTGGGGCAAATGGTGAGGGTAAGTCTACTTTCATGAATATTGTTACCGGGAAGTTGCAACCCGACGAGGGGAAAGTTGAGTGGTCACGAAAAGTTCGTGTTGGTTACTTAGATCAGCATGCTGTACTTAAAAAAGGCACTACGATGCGTGACGCTTTGAGTACTGCTTTTCAATATCTTTTTGATGCTGAATCAGAGATCAATGAACTTTATGCAAAAATGGGTGATGAAGGTGCTGATATCGATGCATTACTTGCAGAAGTTGGCGAGCTGCAAGAAACTTTAGATAGTAATGATTTCTATCAAATTAATTCAAAAGTTGAGGAAGTTGCTCGTGGCCTAGGATTAGACGAAGTTGGACTTGATCGTGATATAGATGATCTTAGCGGTGGGCAACGTACGAAAGTTTTACTAGCTAAGCTTTTGCTGGAAAAGCCTGAAATCCTATTACTAGACGAGCCTACAAACTATTTGGATGAACAGCATATCGAATGGTTGAAGCGCTATTTACAGGAATATGAGAATGCATTTATCTTGATTTCACATGATATTCCATTCTTGAACAATGTTGTTAACTTGATCTATCACATGGAAAACCAAGAGTTGAATCGCTATGTTGGTGACTATGATAACTTCTTAACAATATATGCAATGAAAAAGCAGCAGCTAGAGGCTGCATACAAGCGTCAACAACAAGAAATTTCTGATTTAAAGGATTTCGTTGCCCGCAACAAGGCAAGTGTTGCGACTCGAAATATGGCGATGTCTCGTCAAAAGAAGCTCGACAAAATGGAAATTATTGAATTGGGAAGAGAGAAGCCGAAACCAGAGTTTATTTTCAAAGAAGCTCGTGCAGCCAGTCGTTGGATTTTCACGACGGAAGATCTTGTTATTGGCTACAATGAACCACTTTCTCGCCCTCTGAATTTGAAAATGGAACGCGGACAAAAAATTGCATTCGTGGGTGCTAACGGTATTGGTAAGTCTACTCTTTTAAAAAGTATTCTTGGATTGATTAGTCCCATTTCGGGTAAAGTGGAACGCGGTGAGTATCAATACATCGGTTACTTCGAGCAGGAAGTTAAACAGTCCAACTACAACACTTGTATTGAAGAGATTTGGAGCGAGTTCCCAAGTATGAATCAGGCTGAAGTTCGTGCTGCTCTTGCAAAATGCGGATTAACGACGAAACATATTGAAAGTAAAATCGAAGTCCTTTCTGGTGGCGAAAAAGCCAAAGTTCGATTGTGTAAAATTTTAAACACAGAAACGAATTTATTAATTCTAGACGAACCTACCAATCACTTGGATGTGGATGCAAAAGAAGAATTAAAGCGTGCTTTAAAGGCATATCGCGGAAGTATCTTGATGGTATCCCACGAACCTGATTTCTATCGTGAAATTGCGACCGATATTTGGAATTGTGAGGATTGGACTACGAAAGTTTTTTAA
- a CDS encoding fumarylacetoacetate hydrolase family protein codes for MKFITYQKSDGSIRAGWLKNEKYAVDMHEATNGVLPKTMLAFLENHEFFMEYLSSSKKLKDTDRGVYPLSEVTLKAPLPNPKSFRDFYAFEEHVKTARANRGLDMIPEWYDIPVFYFSNHLSIKGPNEEISRPSQCEWLDYELEIACIIGKEGRDIKASEADDYIFGYCILNDWSARDIQRKEMKVGLGPAKGKDFATSAGPYIVTKDELEDFRVENGYDLTMTAKVNGTLLSEGNMQDIYYSFYEMIERASDGVTLCPGEMIGSGTVGSGCILELGTDVHRWLEQGDEVELEIASLGVLKNRIANK; via the coding sequence ATGAAATTCATAACCTATCAAAAATCAGATGGATCCATTAGAGCTGGCTGGCTGAAGAATGAGAAGTATGCCGTTGATATGCATGAAGCGACCAATGGTGTTCTTCCCAAAACAATGCTGGCATTCCTGGAGAATCATGAATTTTTTATGGAATACTTATCTTCAAGCAAAAAACTGAAGGACACTGATAGAGGGGTCTATCCTTTATCAGAAGTCACCTTAAAAGCTCCACTTCCAAATCCAAAAAGCTTCCGGGATTTCTATGCTTTCGAGGAACACGTAAAAACGGCAAGAGCTAACCGCGGACTTGATATGATACCCGAATGGTATGACATACCTGTTTTTTATTTCTCAAATCATTTAAGCATCAAGGGTCCGAATGAAGAAATTTCACGCCCCAGCCAATGTGAATGGCTTGATTACGAGCTCGAAATTGCCTGTATCATTGGAAAAGAAGGAAGGGATATTAAAGCTTCTGAAGCGGATGATTATATTTTCGGGTATTGCATCTTAAATGACTGGAGTGCAAGAGACATTCAGCGCAAAGAAATGAAGGTAGGTCTTGGCCCTGCAAAAGGGAAGGATTTTGCCACTTCTGCAGGGCCGTATATCGTTACAAAAGATGAGCTGGAGGATTTCCGTGTTGAAAATGGCTATGATTTGACGATGACAGCAAAAGTAAACGGAACTCTTCTATCAGAAGGGAATATGCAGGATATCTACTATTCTTTTTACGAAATGATTGAGCGGGCTTCTGACGGTGTTACCCTTTGCCCTGGTGAAATGATAGGCTCAGGGACTGTTGGCAGCGGCTGCATCCTTGAGCTGGGCACAGATGTGCACCGCTGGCTTGAACAAGGAGATGAAGTTGAGCTTGAGATTGCAAGTCTTGGAGTCTTAAAAAATCGAATTGCAAATAAGTGA
- a CDS encoding DegV family protein, with translation MTKKKIAWITDSTAYISRELLEHPDVYVVPLSITFGEESFEDGIDLNTDQLYSRIRTEKEVPKTSQPSAGRFAELFESLKIEYDAAVAVHVSSKLSGTMNSCLAGSELAGFPVSAVDSKCMSYAITSLIYKGLKLAENDMPAHKIAEILQSEADKSENYILLGSLEQFYKGGRMSGTQYLLGSLLKIKPIIRINRDGEFELFDKVRSDKKAIKRMIELLGDAYENHTIPQVQIMHGNVRGKAEELAEEIKSHFPRLNIFIGEISSTIAAHAGEGTLAIIWQNEK, from the coding sequence ATGACAAAAAAGAAGATTGCATGGATTACAGACAGCACAGCTTATATTTCTAGGGAGCTGCTCGAACATCCTGATGTTTATGTAGTGCCTCTATCAATTACATTCGGTGAAGAATCATTTGAAGATGGTATTGATTTAAACACAGACCAGCTGTATAGCCGAATCCGGACTGAAAAAGAAGTGCCTAAAACTTCACAGCCATCTGCCGGGAGATTTGCTGAACTATTTGAATCATTGAAGATTGAATATGATGCTGCGGTTGCTGTACATGTTTCCAGCAAATTAAGCGGTACGATGAACAGCTGCCTGGCAGGTTCAGAGCTGGCAGGGTTCCCTGTTTCGGCAGTTGATTCAAAATGTATGTCTTATGCAATAACGTCTTTAATATACAAAGGATTAAAGCTTGCTGAGAATGATATGCCAGCGCATAAGATTGCTGAAATCCTGCAAAGTGAGGCTGATAAATCTGAGAATTATATTTTGCTTGGCAGCCTTGAACAATTTTATAAAGGCGGCAGAATGTCAGGAACACAATATCTGCTGGGAAGCCTTTTAAAAATAAAGCCAATAATCCGCATTAACCGGGACGGTGAGTTTGAATTGTTTGATAAAGTCCGTTCGGATAAAAAAGCAATTAAAAGAATGATAGAATTGCTCGGGGATGCTTACGAAAACCACACCATTCCTCAGGTTCAAATCATGCACGGGAATGTGCGCGGCAAAGCGGAGGAACTGGCGGAGGAAATCAAATCGCACTTTCCCCGCCTCAATATTTTCATTGGTGAAATAAGCTCAACCATTGCTGCCCATGCTGGTGAAGGAACACTTGCCATCATTTGGCAGAATGAAAAGTAG
- a CDS encoding flavin reductase family protein, translating into MELNPASLEWNGAYKLLAGSILPRPIAFVTTMDADGNVNAAPFSFFTAICADPMLICFSPMRKGTDGSKKDTLANIEATKEFVINIVSEDFTEKMNICAADYPAGTDELVAAGLTKEKSAAVNPPRVKESKVHLECSLHQVLHFGEHPGSGSLVIGKVEHVHVAEELYENGRINSEKLKPVGRMAGHIYTRPMTDVFELIRKTDPR; encoded by the coding sequence ATGGAATTAAATCCTGCCAGTCTGGAATGGAATGGCGCTTATAAGCTGCTGGCTGGTTCTATCCTGCCGCGTCCCATTGCGTTTGTTACCACTATGGATGCGGACGGAAATGTAAATGCAGCTCCATTTAGCTTTTTTACTGCCATATGTGCAGATCCGATGCTTATTTGCTTTTCACCGATGCGAAAAGGGACAGATGGCTCTAAGAAAGACACGCTTGCTAATATTGAAGCGACAAAGGAATTCGTTATTAACATCGTCAGTGAAGACTTTACTGAAAAGATGAATATTTGTGCAGCGGATTATCCGGCTGGTACAGACGAACTAGTCGCCGCTGGGCTAACAAAAGAAAAAAGTGCAGCTGTTAATCCTCCTCGGGTGAAAGAATCAAAAGTCCACTTGGAATGCAGTCTCCATCAGGTACTTCATTTTGGAGAACATCCTGGTTCAGGAAGCCTGGTGATAGGAAAAGTGGAGCATGTGCATGTTGCTGAAGAACTATATGAAAATGGAAGGATTAATTCGGAGAAACTGAAGCCAGTTGGCCGGATGGCAGGACATATATATACCAGGCCGATGACGGATGTATTTGAATTAATCCGAAAAACAGACCCAAGGTGA
- the hppD gene encoding 4-hydroxyphenylpyruvate dioxygenase, which produces MQDEKMLREQKKADFFPVKEVDYLEIYSGNAKQSCHYFCTAFGFKPVAYSGLETGNRETVSYVLQQRKIRLVITGTLNDSSRVSNFIKKHGDGVKDIALAVDDVETAYSAAVERGAIEIQPPFEIQDAHGTVKKAVIGTYGDTIHTLVERNNYNGVFMPGFEPYQTEVPFEDAGFIGIDHVVGNVERMEEWVNYYANVMGFKEMKHFTDKDITTEYSALMSKVMHNGGRIKFPINEPAEGKRKSQIEEYLEYYNGPGVQHLAILTEDIVSTVSILRKNGVEFLSTPDSYYEMLSERVGKIDEEIDKLKELNILVDRDDEGYLLQIFTKPIVDRPTLFIEVIQRKGARGFGEGNFKALFESIEREQERRGNL; this is translated from the coding sequence TAAGGGAACAAAAGAAAGCCGATTTCTTTCCTGTGAAGGAGGTAGATTATTTAGAAATCTACTCAGGGAATGCGAAACAGTCCTGCCATTATTTCTGCACGGCTTTCGGCTTTAAGCCAGTTGCTTATTCTGGTCTGGAAACAGGCAATAGGGAAACGGTGTCTTATGTTCTTCAGCAAAGAAAGATCCGCCTCGTGATCACCGGAACTTTAAATGACAGTTCCAGAGTATCGAATTTCATTAAAAAGCATGGGGATGGCGTTAAAGATATAGCCTTAGCTGTCGATGATGTTGAAACGGCCTACAGTGCGGCAGTCGAAAGAGGCGCAATTGAAATACAGCCGCCTTTTGAAATACAGGATGCGCATGGCACAGTAAAAAAAGCAGTTATTGGTACATATGGAGATACAATTCACACACTTGTCGAACGCAATAACTATAATGGCGTATTCATGCCTGGCTTTGAGCCTTATCAAACTGAAGTTCCATTTGAAGATGCCGGCTTTATCGGAATCGACCATGTTGTTGGAAATGTAGAGAGAATGGAGGAATGGGTGAATTATTATGCAAATGTAATGGGCTTTAAGGAAATGAAGCACTTTACAGATAAAGACATTACAACAGAATATTCCGCACTGATGTCCAAGGTTATGCATAATGGCGGCAGGATAAAGTTCCCGATTAATGAGCCTGCAGAAGGAAAACGCAAATCCCAGATTGAGGAATATCTTGAATACTACAACGGGCCTGGTGTGCAGCATCTGGCCATCCTGACAGAGGATATCGTCAGCACTGTCAGCATCCTGCGCAAAAATGGGGTGGAGTTTTTAAGCACACCTGATTCTTACTACGAAATGCTTTCTGAACGTGTAGGTAAGATTGATGAAGAGATTGATAAATTGAAAGAATTAAATATTCTTGTTGACCGTGACGACGAAGGGTATTTGCTTCAAATTTTCACTAAGCCAATAGTTGACCGCCCAACCCTTTTCATCGAAGTCATTCAGCGTAAAGGTGCCAGAGGATTTGGTGAAGGCAACTTTAAAGCACTTTTCGAATCAATTGAACGCGAGCAGGAAAGACGCGGAAATTTATAA
- the hisC gene encoding histidinol-phosphate transaminase, giving the protein MVRIQTKSAVEKIVSYPLGSSPEEIKEKFNLMAVRKMSDNENVYGCSPEVKNSISKAMNSLYFYPDGTVSLLKGKLAGFYNISEDKFLVSNGSEEIIRLLTRAYISPGDEAVMAQITFPRYETNVLIEGGSAITVPLQNGTHNLNAMYAQINKKTKMVFICNPNNPTGTIVGKTELLQFIEKVPSNILIILDEAYYEYVQSSDYLDSISLLEKKPNLIILRTFSKIYGLAGLRVGYGIMDSEIVNELQKVKDVFNVNHLAQAAAAAALIDQGFIRECAEKNANEMEFVRQKLNDLHIGFFPSQTNFIYIFSQYPIAENLIANGLVVRQMKLEGYLDAFRMTLGTREDNEAAIDVINKLLNEKAV; this is encoded by the coding sequence ATGGTCAGAATCCAGACAAAAAGCGCAGTGGAGAAGATTGTTTCTTATCCGCTTGGCAGCTCGCCGGAAGAGATCAAAGAAAAGTTCAATTTAATGGCTGTCCGGAAAATGTCTGATAATGAAAATGTGTATGGCTGTTCACCAGAAGTAAAGAACAGCATCAGCAAAGCAATGAACAGTCTTTATTTTTATCCGGACGGAACTGTTTCCCTGCTCAAGGGCAAACTGGCCGGGTTCTACAATATAAGTGAAGATAAATTTCTGGTAAGCAATGGTTCAGAAGAAATCATCCGCTTATTGACTAGAGCATACATAAGTCCTGGAGACGAAGCTGTTATGGCCCAGATTACCTTTCCACGATATGAAACAAATGTCCTGATTGAAGGCGGCAGTGCTATAACTGTCCCGCTGCAAAATGGTACACATAATTTAAATGCTATGTATGCGCAGATCAACAAAAAAACAAAAATGGTATTTATCTGCAATCCCAACAATCCTACAGGAACCATAGTCGGTAAAACAGAACTTCTCCAATTCATCGAAAAAGTTCCTTCGAATATCTTGATTATTCTAGATGAAGCTTACTATGAATATGTGCAATCTTCAGATTACCTTGACTCTATTTCACTTTTGGAAAAGAAGCCGAACTTGATCATTCTGAGGACTTTTTCTAAAATTTATGGTCTCGCCGGACTCCGTGTCGGCTATGGAATCATGGATTCTGAGATAGTGAATGAACTTCAAAAGGTAAAAGATGTTTTTAATGTCAATCATCTGGCACAGGCGGCCGCTGCAGCAGCATTAATTGATCAAGGCTTTATAAGGGAATGTGCTGAAAAAAATGCGAATGAGATGGAATTTGTGAGGCAGAAGTTAAATGATTTACACATTGGCTTTTTTCCATCCCAAACCAACTTTATTTATATTTTCAGTCAGTATCCTATAGCGGAAAACTTGATTGCAAATGGCTTAGTTGTCAGGCAAATGAAGCTTGAGGGATATCTTGATGCTTTTCGGATGACTTTAGGTACAAGGGAAGATAATGAAGCAGCCATAGATGTGATAAACAAACTTCTAAATGAAAAGGCGGTGTAA
- a CDS encoding homogentisate 1,2-dioxygenase, with amino-acid sequence MFYRQMGRIPHKRHTTFKKADGTLFREQVMGTKGFSGTQSILYHHYMPTEIARTELIGKYVPEYEEQESLKHRHLFTDQIEKKGDALSAREYLLGNEDLLIGTINITESMKSFYRNGDGDEMLYIHYGTGKIETMFGTLTYRPGDYVIIPIGTIYRMIPDKEQLTKVLLVESFSQITTPRRYRNEYGQLLEHSPFCERDIRGPENLETYDQKGEHEVITKTRGYLHSHILNHHPLDVEGWDGYLYPWVFNIEDFEPITGRVHQPPPVHQTFEGHNFVVCSFVPRLYDYHPEAIPAPYYHSNVNSDELLYYVEGNFMSRKGIREGSITLHPSGIPHGPHPGKTEASIGKKETLELAVMIDTFRPLKLVKKAKLIEDEKYMYTWIE; translated from the coding sequence ATGTTTTATCGCCAAATGGGAAGAATCCCGCACAAACGGCATACGACTTTCAAAAAAGCGGATGGAACCCTATTCAGGGAACAGGTTATGGGGACAAAAGGTTTTTCCGGTACCCAATCCATTCTTTATCATCACTACATGCCGACAGAAATAGCACGTACTGAACTGATAGGAAAATATGTTCCCGAGTATGAGGAGCAGGAAAGCTTGAAGCACCGCCATTTGTTTACAGATCAAATCGAAAAGAAAGGGGATGCACTTTCAGCCCGGGAATATCTGCTTGGGAATGAAGATCTTCTAATAGGCACTATAAATATTACAGAGTCGATGAAGAGCTTTTACCGGAATGGTGATGGCGATGAGATGCTTTACATTCACTACGGAACAGGAAAAATTGAAACTATGTTCGGAACATTAACCTATCGTCCGGGGGACTATGTCATAATTCCGATTGGCACTATTTATCGGATGATTCCGGACAAAGAACAATTGACTAAGGTGCTCCTGGTGGAGTCCTTCAGCCAAATTACAACACCAAGAAGATATCGGAATGAATATGGACAGCTGCTCGAACACAGTCCATTCTGTGAAAGAGATATTCGGGGACCGGAGAACTTGGAAACGTATGATCAAAAAGGTGAACATGAAGTAATTACGAAAACAAGGGGATATTTGCATTCTCATATCCTGAATCATCATCCGCTTGATGTGGAAGGCTGGGACGGCTATCTCTATCCGTGGGTATTTAATATAGAAGACTTTGAACCGATTACTGGAAGGGTCCATCAGCCCCCGCCAGTTCATCAGACATTTGAAGGACATAATTTTGTTGTATGTTCTTTTGTTCCCAGATTATATGACTACCATCCAGAGGCCATCCCTGCCCCTTACTATCACAGCAATGTCAATAGTGATGAACTGCTTTATTATGTGGAAGGCAACTTTATGAGCAGAAAGGGTATCAGGGAAGGCTCTATCACTCTTCATCCGAGCGGGATTCCGCATGGCCCTCATCCCGGGAAGACAGAAGCAAGCATTGGCAAAAAGGAAACTCTTGAGCTTGCTGTTATGATTGATACCTTCAGACCATTAAAATTGGTGAAAAAAGCTAAGTTAATAGAAGATGAAAAGTACATGTATACATGGATTGAATAG